A single genomic interval of Ramlibacter sp. harbors:
- a CDS encoding glutaredoxin, protein MPRPILDEAQIHPAIRSKIAGHQQAIVQEVMDAVGSTDVVVVGMGINPFPRQARKALDDAGVPYRYLEYGNYLNTWRERNALKMWTGWPTFPMVFVKGTLVGGATDLKALIASGELQRLLGGPTGS, encoded by the coding sequence ATGCCACGCCCGATTCTTGACGAAGCCCAGATCCACCCCGCCATCCGCAGCAAGATCGCGGGCCACCAGCAGGCCATCGTGCAGGAGGTGATGGACGCCGTGGGCAGCACCGACGTGGTGGTGGTGGGCATGGGCATCAACCCGTTTCCGCGCCAGGCCCGCAAGGCGCTGGACGACGCCGGCGTGCCTTACCGCTATCTGGAATATGGCAACTACCTGAACACCTGGCGCGAGCGCAACGCCCTGAAGATGTGGACTGGCTGGCCGACCTTTCCCATGGTGTTCGTCAAGGGCACCCTGGTGGGCGGCGCGACCGACCTCAAGGCGCTGATCGCCAGCGGCGAACTGCAGCGCCTGCTGGGCGGCCCGACGGGTTCCTAG
- the msrA gene encoding peptide-methionine (S)-S-oxide reductase MsrA gives MALVVLAIAVLAVRGVRSGPEPAVLLPPPALDIAASESTSPQTLVLAGGCFWGVQAVFQHTRGVLNAVSGYAGGTQASANYEEVSSGRSGHAEAVQITYDPRQVSLGQLLQVYFSVAHDPTQRDRQGPDIGSQYRSAIFYGDARQLEVAQRYIAQLDQARVFGSGIATELAALKGFYPAEAHHQDYATNFPSVPYIATFDRPKINHLKQAFPALYRETPVLVARAGPAAGS, from the coding sequence ATGGCGCTGGTGGTGCTGGCCATTGCCGTGCTGGCCGTGCGGGGCGTGCGCTCGGGGCCCGAGCCCGCCGTGCTGCTGCCCCCGCCGGCCCTGGACATCGCCGCCAGCGAAAGCACAAGCCCCCAGACCCTGGTGCTGGCCGGTGGCTGCTTCTGGGGCGTGCAGGCCGTGTTCCAGCACACGCGCGGCGTGCTCAATGCGGTGTCGGGTTACGCCGGTGGCACGCAGGCCAGCGCCAATTACGAGGAGGTCAGCAGCGGGCGCAGCGGCCACGCCGAGGCGGTGCAGATCACCTACGACCCCAGACAGGTGTCACTGGGGCAGTTGCTGCAGGTGTATTTCTCGGTCGCGCATGACCCGACGCAGCGCGACCGCCAGGGCCCCGACATCGGCAGCCAGTACCGCTCGGCCATTTTCTACGGCGATGCGCGCCAGCTGGAAGTCGCCCAGCGCTACATCGCCCAGCTGGACCAGGCCAGGGTGTTTGGCAGCGGCATTGCCACGGAACTGGCGGCGCTCAAGGGCTTCTACCCGGCCGAAGCGCACCACCAGGACTACGCGACCAACTTCCCCTCGGTGCCCTACATCGCCACCTTCGACCGGCCCAAGATCAATCACCTGAAGCAGGCGTTTCCGGCGCTGTACCGCGAGACGCCGGTGCTGGTGGCCCGGGCTGGTCCAGCAGCGGGAAGTTGA
- a CDS encoding sodium:proton antiporter, which produces MLDIVATCLVVTAVLAYLNHRFVGLPTTIGVMAAALLMSLALIGLDLAGIDFGLRQYEESLLRSIDFSDVLMQGMLSLLLFAGALHVDLSELRAWRWQVGTLAVLATTVSTLVVGLGTWLLLPLTGLQLPLIYCLLFGALISPTDPIAVMGILKTAGAPRDLELVIAGESLFNDGVGVVIFSLLLGMLATGETPTWGHGAQLLAHEAGGGLLYGLVLGYITFRLLRSVDNYQVEVLITLAAVMGGYALATRLHVSGPLAMVVAGLMIGNHGRALAMSDTTRRYIDMFWELLDEILNAVLFVLIGMEVLVVAFSASVLAAAGLALVITLLARGLTVGLPVTLLKKFFHLPKGAARVLTWGGLRGGISVALALSLPAGPARDLIVALTYCIVVFSILGQGLTIGGVVRRAVGGGAAARAGH; this is translated from the coding sequence ATGCTTGACATTGTTGCCACCTGCCTGGTTGTCACCGCCGTCCTGGCCTACCTGAACCACCGCTTCGTGGGCCTGCCCACCACCATCGGGGTCATGGCCGCGGCGCTGCTGATGTCGCTGGCCCTGATCGGGCTGGATCTGGCGGGCATTGATTTCGGGCTGCGCCAGTACGAAGAGTCGCTGCTGCGCTCCATCGATTTTTCCGACGTGCTGATGCAGGGCATGCTGTCGCTCCTGCTGTTCGCCGGCGCGCTGCATGTGGATTTGAGCGAGCTGCGCGCCTGGCGCTGGCAGGTGGGCACGCTTGCCGTGCTGGCCACCACGGTCTCCACGCTGGTGGTGGGGCTGGGCACCTGGCTGCTGCTGCCCCTGACCGGGTTGCAGCTGCCGCTGATCTACTGCCTGCTGTTCGGCGCGCTGATTTCACCCACCGACCCGATCGCGGTGATGGGCATCCTCAAGACCGCGGGTGCGCCGCGCGACCTGGAGCTGGTGATCGCCGGCGAATCGCTGTTCAACGACGGCGTGGGCGTCGTCATCTTCTCGCTGCTGCTGGGCATGCTGGCCACGGGCGAGACACCCACCTGGGGCCACGGCGCGCAGCTGCTGGCGCACGAGGCCGGTGGCGGCCTGCTGTACGGGCTGGTGCTGGGCTACATCACCTTCCGGCTGCTGCGCAGCGTGGACAACTACCAGGTCGAGGTGCTGATCACGCTGGCCGCCGTGATGGGCGGTTACGCGCTGGCCACCCGGCTGCATGTGTCGGGTCCGCTGGCCATGGTGGTGGCCGGGCTGATGATCGGCAACCACGGCCGGGCGCTGGCCATGTCCGACACCACGCGCCGCTACATCGACATGTTCTGGGAGCTGCTGGACGAAATCCTCAACGCCGTGCTGTTCGTGCTGATCGGCATGGAGGTGCTGGTAGTGGCGTTCTCGGCCAGCGTGCTGGCCGCGGCCGGCCTGGCCCTGGTCATCACGCTGCTGGCGCGCGGGCTCACCGTGGGCCTGCCGGTCACGCTGCTGAAGAAGTTCTTTCACCTGCCCAAGGGCGCGGCGCGGGTGCTGACCTGGGGCGGCCTGCGCGGCGGCATCTCGGTGGCGCTGGCATTGTCGCTGCCGGCCGGGCCGGCGCGCGACCTGATCGTGGCACTGACCTACTGCATCGTGGTGTTCTCCATCCTGGGCCAGGGCCTGACCATTGGCGGCGTGGTGCGGCGGGCCGTGGGCGGCGGGGCCGCGGCGCGGGCCGGCCACTGA
- a CDS encoding DUF2721 domain-containing protein, giving the protein MAFPLDSDTITHGIQLAVAPVFLLTAVSGMIGAVAGRLARIIDRARLVEDRARAAADPGQLARAAVELGELRLRGRLANGCIALLTTCAFLIGLTIILLFLGETTAFQSSRWAIGGFLSGVACFLLALLCFLTETVIATRLLNFPLLDQPGPPAPASRGTAPETPASGD; this is encoded by the coding sequence ATGGCTTTTCCGCTCGACTCCGACACCATCACCCACGGCATCCAGCTGGCCGTCGCGCCCGTGTTCCTGCTCACCGCGGTGTCGGGCATGATCGGCGCGGTCGCCGGACGGCTGGCCCGCATCATCGACCGCGCGCGCCTGGTGGAAGACCGGGCCCGCGCCGCCGCCGACCCCGGGCAGCTGGCGCGCGCCGCCGTGGAGCTGGGCGAACTGCGACTGCGCGGCCGGCTGGCCAACGGCTGCATCGCGCTGCTGACCACCTGCGCCTTCCTGATCGGGCTGACCATCATCCTGCTGTTTCTGGGCGAGACCACGGCCTTCCAGAGCAGCCGCTGGGCCATCGGCGGCTTCCTCTCGGGCGTGGCGTGTTTCCTGTTGGCGCTGCTGTGCTTCCTGACCGAAACCGTGATCGCCACGCGGCTGCTCAACTTCCCGCTGCTGGACCAGCCCGGGCCACCAGCACCGGCGTCTCGCGGTACAGCGCCGGAAACGCCTGCTTCAGGTGATTGA
- a CDS encoding RDD family protein has translation MQDSHLEYVGFWPRLGASLIDIVLQLLVTLPLTWLIYGRLSSPTGVGFQGTADLLINLVLPAVLVIGFWVYLGATPGKMAISARIVDADTGAPLTPTQSCIRYVGYIVSFLALGLGYLWIAFDRRKQGWHDKMANSVVVRPVGKEPVVFQPPARGPGAGSGPIR, from the coding sequence ATGCAGGATTCCCACCTCGAATACGTCGGCTTCTGGCCCCGGCTGGGCGCGTCGCTGATCGACATCGTCCTGCAGTTGCTGGTGACGCTGCCGCTGACCTGGCTGATCTACGGCCGGCTGTCGTCGCCCACGGGCGTGGGTTTCCAGGGCACGGCCGACCTGCTGATCAACCTGGTGCTGCCGGCGGTGCTGGTGATCGGCTTCTGGGTCTACCTGGGGGCCACGCCCGGCAAGATGGCGATTTCGGCGCGCATCGTCGACGCCGACACCGGCGCGCCGCTGACCCCCACGCAATCGTGCATCCGCTATGTGGGCTACATCGTGTCGTTCCTGGCGCTGGGCCTGGGCTATCTGTGGATCGCGTTTGACCGGCGCAAGCAGGGCTGGCACGACAAGATGGCCAATTCGGTGGTGGTGCGGCCCGTGGGCAAGGAGCCCGTGGTGTTTCAGCCGCCAGCCAGAGGCCCGGGCGCCGGTTCAGGCCCAATTCGATGA